From Caldanaerobius fijiensis DSM 17918, one genomic window encodes:
- a CDS encoding flavodoxin family protein: protein MYTVTIIYDTRSGNTEKMAKAVAEGIQREGGVKAVIKHVDDASGQDLLNSEGIIIGSPTHCGLMSWKLKRFFDENTKIAWGKVDGRIAAAFSTSGGLGGGNEMTLLSILNALMNYGFMVFGLPEYAAPGVTAHYGAVSVQTPGEHELESCRILGQKMARYVKMINGEKIR, encoded by the coding sequence ATGTATACTGTTACTATCATTTATGATACTAGATCAGGGAATACTGAAAAAATGGCAAAAGCTGTAGCGGAAGGTATTCAAAGAGAAGGTGGAGTGAAGGCGGTTATAAAGCATGTTGATGATGCCAGTGGGCAGGATTTATTAAACTCAGAAGGTATTATTATTGGTTCACCTACTCATTGTGGATTGATGTCATGGAAGTTAAAGAGATTTTTTGATGAGAATACCAAAATAGCATGGGGTAAAGTAGATGGACGTATTGCCGCGGCTTTTTCTACCTCAGGTGGTTTGGGTGGTGGAAACGAAATGACACTATTATCCATATTAAATGCTTTAATGAATTATGGCTTTATGGTTTTTGGATTACCCGAATATGCTGCACCAGGTGTTACAGCCCATTATGGAGCGGTATCAGTACAAACCCCAGGGGAACATGAGCTAGAATCTTGCAGGATTTTGGGACAAAAAATGGCGAGATATGTAAAGATGATAAATGGAGAGAAAATAAGGTGA